In the Kitasatospora terrestris genome, one interval contains:
- a CDS encoding LpqB family beta-propeller domain-containing protein: protein MARSTARTRRRTGGGTASRLGGLAAVGLLATGCVTMPSGGPPERVEPQGAAADDLQVHVYPVAPHTGELPQDLLAGFLDSSNADQANYDTARQYLTADASRGWRPEARVVVLDKPQYGGDAVPEQGDTTAEVSVSGSRVAELDAKHTYQPARGEAFQQTFGFVKETEGPNKGEWRINRLPDGLILDRTNFDNGYKAVHRYFFAVADPSADRPVQVLVPDPIYLRRRIDPLTAAAQATAAGPSDWLAPAVYSALGGVQVRSVTVGDNKVATVKVDGADLTGRPQSCQQMAEQLFQAVADQQGKGQLERLEVTGAAGGCSVGSGQVTQVAPGALAGGQAGSQAYYQLETGQLMRYQDGGQGSPVPGVLGQPAAAGQGRYQSVAVSRDGGAAAVVGAGGKSLYLTGLGEADKLGDSVVSSGAPRADSGLASPSWDGRRDLWIVDRDPAAPRVLMVRGRSHSTVQVEGLGGRTVQALRISSDGTRVALVLKSATGAQSLELGLVVHGGTPGSPQARIVGLRPIAPQLAEVASVAWADSDQLLVLGKEVDKLQQLHYLGTDGSASTDSPQQGGESMTSASATEVRNSTDPVQALPAVLTVSDQGIYRLKDNQWSEVPVKSRAVSFSYPS from the coding sequence ATGGCGCGGAGCACGGCAAGGACTCGCCGCAGGACCGGCGGCGGGACCGCTAGCCGCCTCGGCGGACTGGCCGCGGTCGGCCTGCTCGCCACCGGCTGCGTCACCATGCCCTCCGGTGGCCCGCCCGAGCGGGTCGAGCCGCAGGGCGCCGCCGCCGACGACCTCCAGGTGCACGTCTACCCGGTGGCCCCGCACACCGGGGAGCTGCCGCAGGACCTGCTGGCCGGCTTCCTCGACTCCTCCAACGCCGACCAGGCGAACTACGACACCGCCCGCCAGTACCTGACCGCGGACGCCAGCCGCGGCTGGCGGCCCGAGGCCCGGGTGGTGGTGCTGGACAAGCCGCAGTACGGCGGTGACGCCGTCCCCGAGCAGGGCGACACCACGGCCGAGGTGTCGGTCAGCGGCAGCCGGGTGGCCGAGCTCGACGCCAAGCACACCTACCAGCCCGCCCGCGGCGAGGCCTTCCAGCAGACCTTCGGCTTCGTGAAGGAGACCGAGGGGCCCAACAAGGGCGAGTGGCGGATCAACCGCCTGCCGGACGGGCTGATCCTCGACCGCACCAACTTCGACAACGGCTACAAGGCCGTCCACCGCTACTTCTTCGCCGTCGCCGACCCGTCGGCGGACCGGCCGGTCCAGGTCCTGGTACCGGACCCGATCTACCTGCGGCGCCGAATAGACCCGCTGACCGCCGCCGCGCAGGCGACCGCCGCCGGCCCGTCCGACTGGCTGGCCCCGGCCGTCTACTCGGCGCTGGGCGGCGTGCAGGTCAGGAGCGTGACGGTCGGCGACAACAAGGTCGCCACGGTGAAGGTCGACGGCGCCGACCTGACGGGCCGTCCGCAGAGCTGCCAGCAGATGGCCGAGCAGCTCTTCCAGGCCGTCGCCGACCAGCAGGGCAAGGGCCAGCTGGAACGCCTGGAGGTCACCGGCGCCGCCGGCGGCTGCTCGGTCGGCTCCGGCCAGGTCACCCAGGTCGCGCCCGGCGCGCTGGCCGGCGGCCAGGCCGGCAGCCAGGCGTACTACCAGCTGGAGACCGGTCAGCTGATGCGGTACCAGGACGGCGGCCAGGGCAGCCCGGTGCCCGGTGTGCTCGGCCAGCCCGCCGCCGCCGGACAGGGCCGGTACCAGTCGGTCGCGGTCAGCCGCGACGGCGGCGCCGCCGCGGTGGTCGGCGCCGGGGGGAAGTCGCTCTACCTGACCGGGCTCGGCGAGGCCGACAAGCTCGGTGACTCCGTGGTCTCCAGCGGCGCCCCCAGGGCCGACAGCGGCCTCGCCTCGCCGAGCTGGGACGGACGGCGCGACCTGTGGATCGTCGACCGCGACCCGGCCGCGCCCCGGGTGCTGATGGTGCGCGGCCGCAGCCACTCCACCGTGCAGGTGGAGGGGCTGGGCGGCCGCACCGTCCAGGCGCTGCGGATCTCCTCGGACGGGACGAGGGTCGCGCTGGTGCTGAAGTCCGCCACCGGGGCGCAGAGCCTGGAGCTCGGCCTGGTGGTGCACGGCGGGACGCCCGGCTCGCCGCAGGCGCGGATCGTCGGGCTGCGGCCGATCGCCCCGCAGCTCGCCGAGGTCGCCTCGGTGGCCTGGGCCGACAGCGACCAGCTGCTGGTGCTCGGCAAGGAGGTCGACAAGCTGCAGCAGCTGCACTACCTGGGGACGGACGGGTCGGCGAGCACCGACTCGCCGCAGCAGGGCGGCGAGTCGATGACCTCGGCCTCGGCGACCGAGGTCCGCAACAGCACCGATCCGGTGCAGGCGCTGCCGGCCGTGCTGACCGTCTCCGACCAGGGGATCTACCGGTTGAAGGACAACCAGTGGAGCGAGGTCCCGGTGAAGTCCCGGGCGGTCTCCTTCAGCTACCCGAGCTGA
- the mtrB gene encoding MtrAB system histidine kinase MtrB: MVARLFRRPVNRLLALYRRSIQLRVVATTLLLSFVVVLVLGVVVVAQVRTGLLDTKKHAAQDQAIGGFKIEQDKINEAINLQAKAGATADPSRDQIGAWLTKQVSDLASGGAGVYSVIALSNGQEASAPSAGLRGARYSGSILPSSITPELRAQVAAEPAVPHEQTAVIHRTSADGTPVEDEKGLVIGKQFTGPDRNTYQLYYVFSFKQETNTLSLVVGTLATAGIFLVMLLGGIAWLVVRQVVTPVRMAAGISERLAAGHFDERMKVTGTDDIARLGESFNRMANGLQAQIHQLEELSRVQRRFVSDVSHELRTPLTTVRMAADLIYDSREDLDPMAARSAELLQDQLDRFESLLADLLEISRFDAGAAILDAEPVDLRDIVTRVVEAADPLAQAKGSAVIIRGAENPVVAEVDARRIERILRNLVVNALEHGEGRDVVVRLGSAEGAVAVGVRDYGIGLKPGEASRVFHRFWRADPSRVRTTGGTGLGLSIAVEDAHLHGGWLQAWGEPGGGSHFRLTLPRTRGGEISRAPFRLEPEDSRHNRGMASAGTPYRRAVRGGGATALTAAGESTTVPETPDTERPGFGSGLGGVLAIGPELGRRPAAPVADPSDVRAASAGYGATGAHVVVDTTAGRAPTRQAAPAEEREPSDQEGAEDGAEHGKDSPQDRRRDR, encoded by the coding sequence ATGGTGGCGCGTCTGTTCCGACGGCCGGTCAACCGGCTGCTGGCGCTCTACCGGCGGTCGATCCAGCTCCGGGTGGTGGCGACCACCCTGCTGCTGTCCTTCGTGGTGGTGCTGGTGCTGGGCGTGGTGGTGGTCGCGCAGGTCCGTACGGGCCTGCTGGACACCAAGAAGCACGCCGCCCAGGACCAGGCGATCGGCGGCTTCAAGATCGAGCAGGACAAGATCAACGAGGCGATCAACCTCCAGGCGAAGGCCGGCGCGACCGCCGACCCGTCCCGGGACCAGATAGGCGCCTGGCTGACCAAGCAGGTCTCCGACCTGGCCAGCGGCGGCGCCGGGGTGTACTCGGTGATCGCGCTGTCCAACGGCCAGGAGGCAAGTGCGCCCAGCGCCGGGCTGCGCGGCGCGCGCTACTCGGGGTCGATCCTGCCCAGCAGCATCACCCCGGAGCTGCGCGCCCAGGTCGCCGCCGAACCGGCCGTCCCGCACGAGCAGACCGCGGTGATCCACCGCACGTCCGCCGACGGCACGCCGGTCGAGGACGAGAAGGGCCTGGTGATCGGCAAGCAGTTCACCGGACCCGACCGCAACACCTACCAGCTGTACTACGTCTTCTCGTTCAAGCAGGAGACCAACACGCTCAGCCTGGTGGTCGGCACCCTGGCCACCGCCGGGATCTTCCTGGTGATGCTGCTCGGCGGCATCGCCTGGCTGGTGGTGCGGCAGGTGGTCACCCCGGTCCGGATGGCCGCCGGGATCTCCGAGCGGCTGGCCGCCGGGCACTTCGACGAGCGGATGAAGGTCACCGGCACCGACGACATCGCCCGCCTCGGCGAGTCCTTCAACCGGATGGCCAACGGCCTGCAGGCGCAGATCCACCAGCTCGAGGAGCTCTCCCGGGTGCAGCGCCGGTTCGTCTCGGACGTCTCGCACGAGCTGCGCACCCCGCTGACCACGGTCCGGATGGCCGCCGACCTGATCTACGACAGCCGCGAGGACCTGGACCCGATGGCGGCCCGCTCCGCCGAGCTGCTCCAGGACCAGCTGGACCGCTTCGAGTCGCTGCTCGCCGACCTGCTGGAGATCAGCCGCTTCGACGCGGGCGCCGCGATCCTGGACGCCGAGCCGGTCGACCTGCGCGACATCGTGACCCGGGTGGTGGAGGCCGCCGACCCGCTGGCGCAGGCCAAGGGCAGCGCGGTGATCATCCGCGGCGCGGAGAACCCGGTGGTGGCCGAGGTGGACGCCCGACGGATCGAGCGGATCCTGCGCAACCTGGTGGTCAACGCGCTGGAGCACGGCGAGGGCCGGGACGTCGTGGTGCGGCTCGGCTCCGCCGAGGGCGCGGTCGCGGTCGGCGTCCGCGACTACGGCATCGGACTCAAGCCGGGCGAGGCCTCCCGGGTGTTCCACCGCTTCTGGCGGGCCGACCCGTCCCGGGTGCGGACCACCGGCGGCACCGGTCTCGGCCTGTCGATCGCCGTCGAGGACGCCCACCTGCACGGCGGCTGGCTGCAGGCCTGGGGCGAGCCCGGAGGCGGGTCGCACTTCCGGCTCACCCTCCCGCGCACCCGCGGCGGGGAGATCAGCCGGGCGCCGTTCCGGCTGGAGCCGGAGGACTCCCGGCACAACCGCGGCATGGCCTCGGCCGGCACGCCGTACCGGCGCGCGGTGCGCGGCGGCGGTGCGACCGCGCTGACCGCGGCGGGCGAGTCCACCACCGTCCCGGAGACCCCGGACACCGAGCGCCCCGGCTTCGGCAGCGGCCTCGGCGGCGTCCTGGCGATCGGCCCGGAACTGGGACGCCGGCCGGCCGCCCCGGTCGCCGACCCCTCGGACGTCCGCGCGGCGTCGGCGGGGTACGGTGCCACCGGCGCACACGTGGTGGTCGACACGACCGCCGGCCGGGCGCCGACCCGGCAGGCCGCACCCGCCGAGGAGCGGGAACCGAGCGACCAGGAGGGGGCGGAGGATGGCGCGGAGCACGGCAAGGACTCGCCGCAGGACCGGCGGCGGGACCGCTAG
- the mtrA gene encoding MtrAB system response regulator MtrA produces MKGRVLVVDDDTALAEMLGIVLRGEGFEPFFVADGDKALAAFREVKPDLVLLDLMLPGRDGIDVCRQIRAESGIPIVMLTAKTDTVDIVVGLESGADDYVTKPFKPKELVARVRARLRRAEEPTPEQLTIGDLVIDVAGHSVKRDGRGIPLTPLEFDLLVALARKPWQVFTREVLLEQVWGYRHAADTRLVNVHVQRLRSKIEKDPERPEIVVTVRGVGYKAGPS; encoded by the coding sequence ATGAAGGGACGCGTCCTCGTCGTTGATGACGACACAGCACTGGCCGAGATGCTCGGCATTGTGCTGCGTGGTGAAGGATTTGAGCCGTTTTTCGTCGCGGATGGGGACAAGGCGCTAGCCGCGTTCCGGGAGGTGAAGCCCGACCTGGTGCTGTTGGACCTGATGCTGCCCGGCCGGGACGGCATCGACGTCTGCCGGCAGATCCGGGCGGAGTCGGGCATTCCGATCGTGATGCTGACCGCGAAGACCGACACGGTCGACATCGTGGTGGGCCTGGAGTCCGGTGCGGACGACTACGTCACGAAGCCGTTCAAGCCGAAGGAGCTGGTGGCCCGGGTGCGGGCCCGGCTGCGGCGGGCGGAGGAGCCGACGCCGGAGCAGCTGACCATCGGCGATCTGGTGATCGACGTGGCCGGCCACTCGGTGAAGCGGGACGGGCGGGGCATCCCGCTGACCCCGCTGGAGTTCGACCTGCTGGTGGCGCTGGCCCGCAAGCCGTGGCAGGTGTTCACCCGCGAGGTGCTGCTGGAGCAGGTGTGGGGCTACCGGCACGCCGCCGACACCCGCCTGGTCAACGTGCACGTCCAGCGCCTGCGTTCCAAGATCGAGAAGGACCCGGAGCGTCCCGAGATCGTGGTGACGGTCCGCGGCGTGGGCTACAAGGCGGGTCCGAGCTGA
- a CDS encoding DUF4129 domain-containing protein: protein MPYWGEGAPLGGGAPVTVPRDPAREAAERELLNPAYHHNDPGVIDRLMDWIGDRVDEVLDSVGTPFDTGATAAVVGILLLLVLVAVLWWRLGAPARRARGQDTLFASEGPRSAAQHRAAAADHAAAGEWADAVREQMRALVRGLEERALLDPRPGRTADEAAGEAGRTLPEHAAALTDAARVFDDIAFGERTADQNAYRALADLDRALQAARPTLTPVGGGPA, encoded by the coding sequence ATGCCGTACTGGGGGGAAGGGGCGCCGCTCGGCGGCGGCGCCCCCGTCACCGTGCCGCGCGATCCGGCCCGCGAAGCCGCCGAACGGGAGCTCCTCAACCCGGCGTACCACCACAACGACCCGGGAGTGATCGACCGCCTGATGGACTGGATCGGCGACCGCGTCGACGAGGTCCTCGACAGCGTCGGCACGCCGTTCGACACCGGCGCCACCGCCGCCGTGGTCGGCATCCTGCTGCTCCTCGTCCTGGTCGCCGTCCTCTGGTGGCGCCTCGGCGCCCCCGCCCGCCGCGCCCGCGGCCAGGACACCCTGTTCGCCTCCGAGGGCCCCCGCAGCGCCGCCCAGCACCGCGCCGCCGCCGCCGACCACGCCGCCGCCGGCGAGTGGGCCGACGCCGTCCGCGAACAGATGCGCGCCCTCGTCCGCGGCCTGGAGGAACGCGCCCTGCTCGACCCCCGGCCCGGCCGCACCGCCGACGAAGCCGCCGGCGAGGCCGGCCGCACCCTGCCGGAGCACGCCGCCGCCCTCACCGACGCCGCCCGCGTCTTCGACGACATCGCCTTCGGCGAGCGCACCGCCGACCAGAACGCCTACCGCGCCCTGGCCGACCTCGACCGCGCCCTGCAGGCCGCCCGCCCCACCCTCACCCCCGTCGGCGGAGGCCCCGCATGA
- a CDS encoding DUF4350 domain-containing protein has protein sequence MTTAAGTTETTEPTETARAPETPSHTPRTLWRRSRHYVLSAGALALVGAVVAGITDQTSDYPALDPRSGDPHGTLAVVHLLEQRGIGVRTAATEQDLATALRTGGTTVVLPRADLLSPDQLARLARAPRGDGRLVLIAPEQPALDALLPGTTTGTDEGTDDPVAVLTTPARCALPEAANAGTATLGGLTYRAAPGDTACYPRHGRETLVHHRAAGNRETVALGTGNLLTNDRIDEDGNAALALGLLGSRPQLVWYLPDYTNPEAHRRTLLDYVPGGWYWAGLQLALAALLAAAWRARRLGPVVTEPLPVVVRAAETTEGRARLYQRARARGRAADALRGAARHRLAGALGIPLTAGEPDATALSAATAARLGRPAADVQHLLYGPAPTDDAALLRLTDQLDALERQVRQP, from the coding sequence ATGACCACCGCCGCCGGAACCACCGAGACCACCGAGCCCACCGAGACCGCCAGGGCCCCCGAGACCCCCTCGCACACCCCGCGCACCCTCTGGCGCCGCTCCCGCCACTACGTCCTGAGCGCGGGCGCCCTCGCCCTGGTCGGCGCCGTCGTCGCCGGCATCACCGACCAGACCTCCGACTACCCCGCCCTCGACCCGCGCTCCGGCGACCCGCACGGCACCCTCGCCGTCGTCCACCTGCTCGAACAGCGCGGCATCGGCGTCCGCACCGCCGCCACCGAGCAGGACCTCGCCACCGCCCTGCGCACCGGCGGCACCACCGTCGTCCTGCCCCGCGCCGACCTGCTCTCCCCCGACCAGCTGGCCCGCCTCGCCCGCGCCCCGCGCGGCGACGGCCGCCTCGTCCTGATCGCCCCCGAGCAGCCCGCCCTCGACGCCCTCCTGCCCGGCACCACCACCGGCACCGACGAGGGCACCGACGACCCGGTCGCCGTCCTCACCACCCCCGCCCGCTGCGCCCTCCCCGAAGCCGCCAACGCCGGCACCGCCACGCTCGGCGGCCTCACCTACCGCGCCGCCCCCGGCGACACCGCCTGCTACCCCCGGCACGGCCGCGAGACCCTGGTCCACCACCGCGCCGCCGGCAACCGCGAGACCGTCGCCCTCGGCACCGGGAACCTGCTCACCAACGACCGCATCGACGAGGACGGCAACGCCGCCCTCGCCCTCGGACTGCTCGGCTCCCGCCCCCAGCTGGTCTGGTACCTCCCGGACTACACCAACCCCGAGGCGCACCGCCGCACCCTGCTCGACTACGTCCCCGGCGGCTGGTACTGGGCCGGCCTCCAGCTCGCCCTCGCCGCCCTGCTCGCCGCCGCCTGGCGCGCCCGCCGCCTCGGCCCCGTGGTCACCGAGCCCCTCCCCGTGGTTGTCCGCGCCGCCGAGACCACCGAGGGCCGCGCCCGCCTCTACCAGCGCGCCCGCGCCCGCGGCCGGGCCGCCGACGCCCTCCGCGGCGCCGCCCGCCACCGGCTGGCCGGCGCCCTCGGCATCCCGCTGACCGCCGGAGAACCCGACGCCACCGCGCTCAGCGCCGCCACCGCCGCCCGCCTCGGCCGGCCAGCCGCCGACGTCCAGCACCTGCTGTACGGACCGGCGCCCACCGACGACGCCGCCCTGCTGCGGCTCACCGACCAGCTCGACGCCTTGGAAAGGCAGGTACGACAGCCGTGA